TTCGTAAGGGGCTGTCGGGTTGCATGTGGGGGATCGCCCACTTCTCGGCCTCCCCGGTGAGCCGGGACACCAGGAACGCCACTCGTTCGGCCTCCCCGGGGAAGCGGGAGGCCTGGAAGATCATGAATCTGTCCATCTGCATTAAGAAGCCCGCCAGCTGGCCGGGGTCTCCGGAAAAGGGCTCGGGCAGCGAGGTCGGGGGCGTGGTCATCGGCCGGGTCCCATTGGAGGTAATGGCCGAGATGGGGGGGGTGATCTGCAGCGCCCCGGGAATCCGAGCCCGGGTGCGCAACAGGGTCAGCTCAGCCATCACGCTCTCCAGCATGTTGGTGAGGTTGGCCTTCTCTGCGCGAAGGGTCGAGGCCTCGCGCCTGAGCGCCGAGTTGGTGAGGCGCAGCGAGGTCAGGGT
This region of Ovis canadensis isolate MfBH-ARS-UI-01 breed Bighorn chromosome 3, ARS-UI_OviCan_v2, whole genome shotgun sequence genomic DNA includes:
- the RTL6 gene encoding retrotransposon Gag-like protein 6, with protein sequence MVQPQTSKAGTPASTASASAPMDDVIDTLTSLRLTNSALRREASTLRAEKANLTNMLESVMAELTLLRTRARIPGALQITPPISAITSNGTRPMTTPPTSLPEPFSGDPGQLAGFLMQMDRFMIFQASRFPGEAERVAFLVSRLTGEAEKWAIPHMQPDSPLRNNYQGFLAELRRTYKSPLRHARRAQIRKTSASNRAMRERQTLCRQLAATGTAPCPVHPASNGTSPTPALPTRARNL